Genomic segment of Peribacillus frigoritolerans:
TAGCCGCAAGCATGAACTCTTCAATCAGCTTTTCGGCAACCGACCTTTCACGTAAAACCACATCGGTCGGATGGCCTTCTTCATCAACGATGACTTTCGCTTCATTGAAATCAAAGTCAATCGCTCCGCGGTTCATCCGGTTCTTGCGAAGGATGGCAGCTAACTTCTCCATGTCCTGGAACATCGGCACCAACGCTTCATAGCGTTCGAGCTGTTCTTCATCTTTATCGACAAGGATTTTGTTCACATTTCCATATGTCATACGTTCCGTCGTCTTAATGACACTTTCAAAAATCTCATGGTTGACGACTTTGCCATCTGGCGTGATTTCCATTTCACAAGAGAGTGTAAAACGATCGACTTGTGGATTCAAGGAACAAATGCCATTCGATAAACGATGCGGGATCATCGGGATGACCCTGTCCACCAAATACACGCTCGTCCCTCTTTCCAAGGCTTCCTTATCGATTGGTGATCCTTCCTTCACATAATGGCTGACATCAGCAATATGAACACCCAGCTTGTAATTGCCATTTTCAAGTTTGGAAACAGTGACGGCATCATCCAGGTCCTTTGCATCCGCTCCATCAATCGTGACCAAAACATCATTTCGCAAATCCCTGCGGCTGCCAATTTCACTTTCTTGAATGGTATCCGAAACGGCATTGGCTTGCTCCATGACGTCATCCGGGAACTCCATCGGCAAACCATATTTATGGATCACGGAAAGAATATCTACTCCAGGATCATTTTTATGCCCAAGAATCTCAATGACTTCACCTTCGGCACTTATGCGTCCTTCAGGATAAGAAGTAAGCTTGACGACAACCTTATGGCCCTCTACCGCTCCATGTGAAGCATGCTGCGGAATGAAAATATCGTTTGCGATCTTTTTATCATCAGGGATGACGAAACCAAAACTTTTACTTTCGGAGTATGTACCGACCACTTGTGTAATACCGCGTTCAAGAATTCTGATGACCGTGCCTTCTTGCCTTGAGCCCGATGTTTCCGAAGATACTCGTACCATGACGACATCTCCATGCATCGCTGTGCCCGTTTCATTCGGCGGAATGAAAATATCATCCATTCCTGGGTTATCTTCAGGTGTGACAAAGGCGAATCCCTTAGCGTGTCCTGTTAATTTACCGCGGAACAAATTCATTTTTTGCGGCAGCCCGTAACGATTGCTCCTCGTTCTGACCACCAATCCCTTTTCTTCCATCTTTACTAAAGCCTTAACGAAATTCTTGAAATCTGCCGAGTCTTCGATTTTCAAAGCCTCTTCCAGTTCCTGTACCGTTAACGGCTTATACGCTTCATCCGTCATGTATGTCAGAAGCTTATTAATATGTTCTTGAATGTTATCTTCCATGAAAACCCTCCTATTCAGGGTATAATTTTGTTATTCGGCCCAATCCAGACTTTCTAAAAATTCCAATACATCTTCATGCAGCTGGTCCTTTTCTTTATCAAGAGTTATGACATGACCGGATTCTTCATACCACTTGATTTTTTTGACCGGTGATTCAATGGCATCAATAATAATATCGGCACTTTTTGGATTGATAACATCATCATGCCGACCCTGCACCACAAATGTCGGCGCGTATATAAGGTCGACGTGCTCTCGTACATCCGTTATCAATTCCTGAAGGGCTTTCAATGTATTCATCGGTTTATCGGCAAGGAGGTCCATTTCAAGCTCTATTTGCTCTTGAGTTTTTCCTTCATACTTCTTAAATTCTCTGGCGTACTCCAATACTCCTTTAAACATCATTTCTTCACTTTTGATATACATAGGCGCACACATTGATACGATACCCTTTATAGGTACAGTGTAACCTAATTTAAGAGAAAATACGCCTCCTAATGATAGTCCGGCAACAGCAATTTCTTCATGGCCTTTGCTTTTCAGGAAATCGTAGGCCATCATGACATCTTTCCACCAATCTTCCGGACCCGTTTTCACCAGCTCCTCCGGGGGGACGCCATGTCCTTTATAGTGCGGGGCATGGCAAGTGTATCCCTGTTTCTCCAAGTAACGCCCCAGCATCCGTACATCCGCTGAATTCCCCGTAAATCCATGTAAAAGTAAGACAGCTCTTTTTCCGCCTTCAAAAGTAAAGGGCTGCTGCAGCTTTATTTTCATGATCTTAAGCTCCTTTATCTGTAAATAGAATTTTAAAACATCCCTATCCTATAATTAAGTACTAAAATCACTATATCTATTCATGTAACTATTGTGCAAAGAAAAAAGTCTAGCTATTTAGCTAGACTCATTTTTGATCCATTACACATCAAAGTATGCAACAAGTAAAGTTAAAGCAAAGAATAAAATCGCCAATACTATTGTCGCACGATGTAAAACCAGGTCCAAACCGCGTGCCTTTTGCTTTCCGAATAGCTGCTCAGCACCGCCGGCAATCGCACCTGATAAACCTGCACTCTTACCTGATTGAAGCAATACCGTCACAATGAGGGCGATACTGACAATCACTAAAAGCGTTATGAGAAATGCATGCATGCAATTACACCTCCTGAAGAACCAATAAACAATTACTTTAACTTTACCACACCCAATAAATATCCACAATCTTTGTTATACTATGATGGTAAGAATTCCTAAAAATCCATAGTCATTTATTTTCTTTTTGAATCAAAGTTTGAGATAATTTGCATAAATAGAGAAAGAGGTGTCAACATGTTTAAGTCCATACTCCGGATTCTTGATCTCCTGACCATCCTATTCTCGGCGGTTGCCGGCTATTCTTTATGGACAGGCGGAAGCAATTTCATCAGCGTCCTATTAATCATCCTATCACCGCTTTTATTGCTGCTGGCAAAGTATCACGGAAATCGATACTTATTATTTGCTGCATATATCACGACAACCGTTTATTTTACTGCTATTATTTATAATGGACTTTCCAATAGCGGTATCGACTTTTTCCAATCAAGCTTCAATGTCCTCCTGATCGGGGCAGCAGCCGCCTTGCTGAGCGTCATAGCGGCGGTCATTGGGTTTGGGACCAATACTCTTACGATTCTTTGGTTATCGCTTCACGCCCTTGTCACATTCGAGACAATCAGGATGTCATCTGGTTTCCTTTCGAGCTTTTGGTCTGATCCCGTCGTGGAAACCGCAGTCCGTAACGATTATCCATTTTTATTGATGGTCGTCTGGATTGGCTTATTTCTTGATAAATATCAAAGTGAATTAACAAGGGATTACTTATCACGATAATTTTTCAACTACTTTTATTGGAAATCTTATATTAAAAGCAAGGGGCCTTTCATATGTTAAAACCTATATTTGCAGCAACCGCTCTATCATCTTTCATTCTTATGGCTGGCTGTTCATTCGACCTGACCAGCAATGATGAAAAAGAGCAAAAAGAAGAACAACCGAGCTCCCAGGAGACTGAGAAGGAGACAGAAACTGACAAGAATAATGATTCAAAAGAATCGGCCCAACGCCAGGTGGAAGTTGATGAAACGGCTAAACCCGGACAGGCCGGCCTTCAGACATTAGCCCATCCGGAAGGCATTCCTGTACTTGTCAATAAACAATACAGCCTGCCTGAAGATTACAAACCTGCTGACCTTATCTACCCAAAAGTGGATTTCATCTTTGAAGATAAAATCGATAAAAGAATGATGCGCGAGGAAGCGGGAAAGGCACTTGAAGTAATGTTCCAGGCTGCCGAAAAAGAAAACATGCACTTTGCCGGCGTTTCCGCTTATCGCTCTCACCAAAGACAGATCGAGGTCTTTAATAACTATGTGGCTAAAGATGGGGAAGAAAAAGCGAAAACCTACAGTGCAATGCCTGGGACAAGCGAGCATGAAACGGGACTCGCGATTGATGTCACGACCCACGATGGTGCATGTGCCGCCCAAGACTGCTTCGGTGATACGAAAGAATCCGCCTGGCTTGCTGAACATGCACATGAATACGGATTTATCATCCGCTACCCTGAAGGCAAGGAAAACATCACAGGTTATAAATACGAACCATGGCATATCCGTTATGTTGGTGTCGATACCGCAACTGAAATCTTTGAAGCGAAGATTACATTAGAAGAATACTATAATGCCGTACCAGTGGAAGCTGTATCGGATAATTAAAAAAAGGTGCCCGGATGCGGCACCTTTTTTTTATTAATCAAACGTTTGATTAAATCCTTTCAACCTTGAAGAAGTGGCTGGTTTATGGGCATAAAAAACCTCCTATTCAATGTGGATGGCCACATTGAATAGGAGGAGAAATTACTGTAATCCAAATTCTAGCAAAGATTACTTCTTCAAGTTATAGAAAGATTTCAAACCGCCATATACAGCCAAGTCACCAAGCTGGTCTTCGATGCGAAGAAGTTGGTTGTATTTAGCGATACGGTCCGTACGGGACATGGAACCAGTTTTGATTTGTCCTGCGTTTGTTGCAACGGCGATATCAGCGATCGTTGCATCTTCCGTTTCACCGGAACGGTGGGAAACGACTGCAGTGTAGCCTGCGCGTTTAGCCATTTCGATTGCATCAAACGTTTCAGTCAGTGTACCAATTTGGTTCACTTTGATCAGGATGGAGTTGCCGATGCCTTTTTCGATGCCTTCAGCCAATTTTTTCGTGTTCGTTACAAAAAGATCGTCACCAACAAGCTGAACTTTAGAACCGATGCGTTCCGTTAAAAGTTTGTGGCCATCCCAGTCATTTTCATCCAGGCCGTCCTCGATGGAGATAATAGGGAATTCATTCACTAGCTCTTCATAGAAAGCTACCATTTCTTCGGATGTAACACCATTGCGGCCTTCGCCAGCAAGATCATATTTGCCTGTTTCTTTGTTATAGAATTCAGATGAAGCCACGTCCATGCCAAGGTAGATATCTTCGCCTGCTTTGTAGCCAGCTTTTTCAATTGCCTCGATGATGACTTGAAGCGCTTCACGGTTTGAACCAAGGTTTGGCGCAAAGCCGCCTTCATCGCCGACTGCCGTATTCAAGCCTTTGGCAGAAAGGACGGATTTCAAGGCATGGAATACTTCTGCACCCATACGAACTGCTTCTTTGAAGCTAGGAGCTCCTACAGGAAGGATCATGAATTCCTGGAAGTCAACATTGTTATCGGCATGTGATCCGCCGTTAATGATGTTCATCATTGGAGTCGGAAGTTGTTTCGCATTGAACCCTCCAAGGTAACGATACAATGGTAAACCTGAAAATTCCGCAGCGGCATGGGCAGCAGCCATTGATACGCCAAGGATTGCATTAGCTCCCAAGTTTCCTTTGTTTTCAGTGCCATCCAATTCAATCATAGTAAGGTCAAGGCCTGCTTGGTTCGTTACATCCAAACCGATGACAGCTTCAGCAATGATATCATTTACATTATCGACTGCTTTTTGTACCCCTTTACCCAGGTAGCGAGATTTATCTCCGTCACGAAGCTCAACCGCTTCGTGTTCTCCTGTTGAAGCACCTGATGGTACGATTGCACGTCCGAAGTATCCGGACTCTGTTTGGATTTCTACTTCTATTGTTGGGTTACCACGGGAATCTAGCACTTCGCGTGCATATACATGTTCGATGTACGGCATTATAAATCTCTCCTTTTCCTATTCACAATTTTATTTAGATAATAGGGATTTCCCTGTCATTTCAACAGGTTTTTCGACTCCAAGCAAATCGAGCATCGTTGGAGCTAAATCGCCTAAGATACCACCTGTTCTTAATGTTACCTGATTTTTAGTGATAATGACAGGAACGGGATTCGTAGTATGGGCTGTCATCGGGTTGCCTTCAAGCGTTACGACTTCATCAGCGTTCCCATGGTCAGCGGTAATGATAGCTGTACCGCCCTTTGAGACGATTAAATCGACAATCCTGCCTAGGCATTCATCCACTGTTTCAATCGCTTTAATGGTAGGCTCAAGCATCCCTGAATGACCAACCATGTCCGGGTTGGCAAAATTCAAGAGAATGGCATCAAAACGGTCAGCCTCAATTTGTTCCACCAATGCATCCGTTACTTCATAAGCACTCATTTCCGGTTGTAAATCATATGTAGCGACTTTCGGAGAATTAATTAAAATCCTCTCTTCACCAGGAAACTTCTCTTCACGTCCGCCGCTCATGAAAAACGTCACATGCGGATATTTTTCAGTTTCAGCGATACGAAGCTGAGTAAGCTGGTTTTGGGAAAGTACTTCCCCTAATGTATTATCAAGATTTGTCGGATTAAATGCAACATATCCGTCAACTGTTTCTGAAAAATGTGTCAAGCAGACAAAATGGAGATGCTTCGGATGTCCAGGGCCGCGGTCAAATGAGCGAAAATCCTCATTCGTGAACGTATTGGAAATCTGGATCGCCCGGTCTGGACGGAAGTTATAAAAGATTACGGCATCATCATCTTTAATCGTCGCCACCGGTTTACCGTCTTCCGCCGTTATGACTGAAGGTATCACGAACTCATCAAAAATACCATGTTCGTAGGAATCCTCGACACATTCCATCGCGGAAGAGTAAGCTGGGCCATCACCATACACCATTGAACGGTAGGATTTCTCCACACGTTCCCAGCGCTTATCACGGTCCATCGAATAATATCTTCCGGATATGGTCGCAAACTGTCCAACACCGATTTCCTTCATTTTCGCTTCCGCTTCCTTAATATAACCTTGCGCCGTTTTCGGCCCGACATCACGACCATCTAAAAATGCATGTACATATACATTTTTAACTCCTTCTTTAGCGGCCAATTTCAGCAGGGCATACATATGATCAATATGACTGTGCACGCCGCCATCTGAAAGAAGACCGAAAAGATGAAGGTCCGTGCCTTTTTTCTTGGCATGACTCATGGCATCGACCAAAGTTGGGTTTTGGGCAAACTCACCTTCACGGATAGCAAGGTTCACACGGGTCAGACTTTGATAAACGATCCGTCCTGCCCCGATATTCAAATGACCCACTTCCGAGTTCCCCATTTGACCGGCAGGCAAGCCGACCGCTTCCCCGCTTGCAGTTAAATGGGAATGCGGATACTGTTCCCAAAAACGGTCAAAGTTCGGTTTTTTCGCATGAAAAACAGCATTTCCCTTTTCCTCGTTACGGCAGCCGAAACCGTCTAAGATGATAAGTGCCACAGGCGACTTACTCATAGTGACCAGCCTCCAGCAATTGTAAAAATGAATCGGATTTCAAGCTTGCACCGCCAACCAAGGCACCGTCTATATCAGGTTGTGCCATGTACTCTTTAATATTCTCAGGTTTTACACTGCCACCGTATTGAATGCGGATGGCTGCAGCTGCTTCATTTGAAAATTTGTCGGCAACAACCGAGCGGATATGCGCACAAACTTCATTAGCATCTTGAGCAGATGACGATTTTCCTGTTCCAATCGCCCAAATCGGCTCATAAGCAATAACGGCTTGTTTCAATTGATCGCCAGATAATCCTGCTAGGCCTTTTTCAATCTGGCTGCCTACGAAATCATTCGTTTCGCCAGCTTCCCTTTGTTCAAGTGTTTCACCGCAGCAAACGATCGGGGTCAACCCGTGGGCAAAAGCGGCATGAGCTTTTTTATTAACGGCTTCATCCGTTTCGTTGAACATTTCCCGGCGTTCAGAATGACCAAGTATGACGTAGGATACACCAAGATCAGCCAATGCGATTGGGCTGATTTCTCCTGTGAAAGCACCGCTTTCTTCAAAGTGCATGTTCTGCGCCCCGATCTTCACATCGGTTCCTTTTGCTGCTTGAACCAGCTGATCCAAAAATAAAGCTGGAGCACAAACAACCGTATCGATTACCTCTTGCTTCGGAATCAAATTGCTCACTTCTTCTAAAAAGGCAGTCGCTTCAGATAGTGTTTTATTCATTTTCCAGTTTCCTGCAATAATCGGTTTACGCATTTGGTTTCTCATCCCTTCTAATGTTGAAATATGTAACGGTTTAAATCTTATTTATCGTTCAAGGCCATAACGCCAGGCAACTCTTTGCCTTCCATGAACTCAAGAGATGCACCGCCGCCAGTTGAAATATGGGACATCTTTTCTGCCAAGCCAAACTTTTCTGCAGCTGCGGCTGAATCCCCTCCGCCTACAATGCTGTACGTATCGTTTGCTTCCGCCAAGGCTCTAGCAACGGTTTTCGTTCCATTCGCAAATTTATCGAACTCGAATACACCCATTGGTCCATTCCAAATGACAAGCTTGGAACTTTTGATTACATCCGCAAATAATTCACTTGTTTTTGGACCGATATCAAGAGCCATTTTATCATTTGGAATAGCATCGATATCGACATTCTCTGTTTCTGCATCAGGTGAAAATTCAGCAGTTACGACTGCATCGATAGGCAAATGAAGCTTTACGCCTTTTTCTTTTGCACTTTCGATGAACGATTTGGCCAATTCTATTTTGTCTTCTTCCAATAAAGAATTACCGATTTCATGACCTTGCGCTTTAATGAATGTATAACCCAGTCCGCCACCGATGATCAAGTGATCGACTTTTTCCAAAAGGTTTTCAATAACGCCTATCTTATCCTTTACTTTTGCTCCGCCAATTATAGCTGTAAAAGGACGTTCTGGGTTGGATAGGGCTTTTCCCAGTACAGAAAGCTCTTTTTCCATCAGCAATCCGGCAACGGCTGGGAGATGGTGCGCTATTCCTTCAGTTGAAGCATGTGCACGATGCGCAGCTCCGAATGCATCGTTAACATAAACATCAGCAAGTGCAGCAAATGACTTCGCCAATTCTTGATCGTTCTTCTCTTCTCCTGGATAGAAACGAACGTTTTCCAACAACAGGATCTCGCCATCTTGCATGTTATCAATGATTGATTGAACGGTCTCACCGTAAGCTTCTTCTGCCTTTTGCACATCCTTGCCACTAAGTTCGCTTAGTCTTTCCGCAACAGGTGCTAGACGCAATTCTTCTAC
This window contains:
- the rnr gene encoding ribonuclease R: MEDNIQEHINKLLTYMTDEAYKPLTVQELEEALKIEDSADFKNFVKALVKMEEKGLVVRTRSNRYGLPQKMNLFRGKLTGHAKGFAFVTPEDNPGMDDIFIPPNETGTAMHGDVVMVRVSSETSGSRQEGTVIRILERGITQVVGTYSESKSFGFVIPDDKKIANDIFIPQHASHGAVEGHKVVVKLTSYPEGRISAEGEVIEILGHKNDPGVDILSVIHKYGLPMEFPDDVMEQANAVSDTIQESEIGSRRDLRNDVLVTIDGADAKDLDDAVTVSKLENGNYKLGVHIADVSHYVKEGSPIDKEALERGTSVYLVDRVIPMIPHRLSNGICSLNPQVDRFTLSCEMEITPDGKVVNHEIFESVIKTTERMTYGNVNKILVDKDEEQLERYEALVPMFQDMEKLAAILRKNRMNRGAIDFDFNEAKVIVDEEGHPTDVVLRERSVAEKLIEEFMLAANETVAEHFHRLDVPFIYRIHEDPKPEKLQRFFEFITNFGYIVRGSANDVHPKALQEIIEAVAGKPEETVISTVMLRSMQQAKYDPESLGHFGLSAEFYTHFTSPIRRYPDLIVHRLIRTYLVEGKLDEATKEKWNANLPEIADHTSKRERRSVDAERETDDLKKAEYMLDKIGEEYTGIIGSVTNFGMFVELPNTIEGLVHVSFMTDDYYRFDERQLAMIGERTGNVFRIGDEIDVRVSNVNKEERAIDFEIIGMKVSRPRPSGEKKIFKANSGERKRGRGGNGGRNEGKGGGRNGNAPSSEKKPKKKKKFFENAPAAKRKRKPKKR
- a CDS encoding alpha/beta hydrolase translates to MKIKLQQPFTFEGGKRAVLLLHGFTGNSADVRMLGRYLEKQGYTCHAPHYKGHGVPPEELVKTGPEDWWKDVMMAYDFLKSKGHEEIAVAGLSLGGVFSLKLGYTVPIKGIVSMCAPMYIKSEEMMFKGVLEYAREFKKYEGKTQEQIELEMDLLADKPMNTLKALQELITDVREHVDLIYAPTFVVQGRHDDVINPKSADIIIDAIESPVKKIKWYEESGHVITLDKEKDQLHEDVLEFLESLDWAE
- the secG gene encoding preprotein translocase subunit SecG — encoded protein: MHAFLITLLVIVSIALIVTVLLQSGKSAGLSGAIAGGAEQLFGKQKARGLDLVLHRATIVLAILFFALTLLVAYFDV
- a CDS encoding M15 family metallopeptidase — translated: MLKPIFAATALSSFILMAGCSFDLTSNDEKEQKEEQPSSQETEKETETDKNNDSKESAQRQVEVDETAKPGQAGLQTLAHPEGIPVLVNKQYSLPEDYKPADLIYPKVDFIFEDKIDKRMMREEAGKALEVMFQAAEKENMHFAGVSAYRSHQRQIEVFNNYVAKDGEEKAKTYSAMPGTSEHETGLAIDVTTHDGACAAQDCFGDTKESAWLAEHAHEYGFIIRYPEGKENITGYKYEPWHIRYVGVDTATEIFEAKITLEEYYNAVPVEAVSDN
- the eno gene encoding phosphopyruvate hydratase, encoding MPYIEHVYAREVLDSRGNPTIEVEIQTESGYFGRAIVPSGASTGEHEAVELRDGDKSRYLGKGVQKAVDNVNDIIAEAVIGLDVTNQAGLDLTMIELDGTENKGNLGANAILGVSMAAAHAAAEFSGLPLYRYLGGFNAKQLPTPMMNIINGGSHADNNVDFQEFMILPVGAPSFKEAVRMGAEVFHALKSVLSAKGLNTAVGDEGGFAPNLGSNREALQVIIEAIEKAGYKAGEDIYLGMDVASSEFYNKETGKYDLAGEGRNGVTSEEMVAFYEELVNEFPIISIEDGLDENDWDGHKLLTERIGSKVQLVGDDLFVTNTKKLAEGIEKGIGNSILIKVNQIGTLTETFDAIEMAKRAGYTAVVSHRSGETEDATIADIAVATNAGQIKTGSMSRTDRIAKYNQLLRIEDQLGDLAVYGGLKSFYNLKK
- the gpmI gene encoding 2,3-bisphosphoglycerate-independent phosphoglycerate mutase; translation: MSKSPVALIILDGFGCRNEEKGNAVFHAKKPNFDRFWEQYPHSHLTASGEAVGLPAGQMGNSEVGHLNIGAGRIVYQSLTRVNLAIREGEFAQNPTLVDAMSHAKKKGTDLHLFGLLSDGGVHSHIDHMYALLKLAAKEGVKNVYVHAFLDGRDVGPKTAQGYIKEAEAKMKEIGVGQFATISGRYYSMDRDKRWERVEKSYRSMVYGDGPAYSSAMECVEDSYEHGIFDEFVIPSVITAEDGKPVATIKDDDAVIFYNFRPDRAIQISNTFTNEDFRSFDRGPGHPKHLHFVCLTHFSETVDGYVAFNPTNLDNTLGEVLSQNQLTQLRIAETEKYPHVTFFMSGGREEKFPGEERILINSPKVATYDLQPEMSAYEVTDALVEQIEADRFDAILLNFANPDMVGHSGMLEPTIKAIETVDECLGRIVDLIVSKGGTAIITADHGNADEVVTLEGNPMTAHTTNPVPVIITKNQVTLRTGGILGDLAPTMLDLLGVEKPVEMTGKSLLSK
- the tpiA gene encoding triose-phosphate isomerase, whose protein sequence is MRKPIIAGNWKMNKTLSEATAFLEEVSNLIPKQEVIDTVVCAPALFLDQLVQAAKGTDVKIGAQNMHFEESGAFTGEISPIALADLGVSYVILGHSERREMFNETDEAVNKKAHAAFAHGLTPIVCCGETLEQREAGETNDFVGSQIEKGLAGLSGDQLKQAVIAYEPIWAIGTGKSSSAQDANEVCAHIRSVVADKFSNEAAAAIRIQYGGSVKPENIKEYMAQPDIDGALVGGASLKSDSFLQLLEAGHYE
- a CDS encoding phosphoglycerate kinase, which codes for MNKKSIRDIELKGKRVFCRVDFNVPMQDGKISDDTRIKAALPTISYLTEQGAKVILASHLGRPKGQVVEELRLAPVAERLSELSGKDVQKAEEAYGETVQSIIDNMQDGEILLLENVRFYPGEEKNDQELAKSFAALADVYVNDAFGAAHRAHASTEGIAHHLPAVAGLLMEKELSVLGKALSNPERPFTAIIGGAKVKDKIGVIENLLEKVDHLIIGGGLGYTFIKAQGHEIGNSLLEEDKIELAKSFIESAKEKGVKLHLPIDAVVTAEFSPDAETENVDIDAIPNDKMALDIGPKTSELFADVIKSSKLVIWNGPMGVFEFDKFANGTKTVARALAEANDTYSIVGGGDSAAAAEKFGLAEKMSHISTGGGASLEFMEGKELPGVMALNDK